A window of Nostoc sp. PCC 7120 = FACHB-418 genomic DNA:
ATACCGTTGAACTTGGGGGGAAATCGCCTGGAAGCATATTCCATTGACATCCAGTCTTCAAATGATAATAGATGGCATTGCATATTTCACGCATATCTGTTGTGCGTGGATGTCCCCCTTCTTTAGCTGGTGGAATCAAGGGAGACAGGATTTCCCACTCCATATCAGTTAAGTCTGTGGGGTAAGACTTTCGTACCATAAGCAACTATGTAAATACACTGTGTATAAGGTATCTTATACTTGCCAGGACTCCTTTCTTACCGTTTTTAGATTTACTTTATAAATAACCTCTAACCGTACCTTGGGCGAGAAGAACTCTACGTTTAGCTCAACGACTAAGTGCGATTGCTTTAGCTAATGGTGGTGCAGCCGGGGTAAGACTCTCGCAGCAATTAGGGATAAAAGTTTCTCGCAATACACTATTAAATTTAGTCCGTTCTATACCACTACCACCAATCGTAACGCCACATACTCTTGGGGTAGACGATTTCTGCTTTCGTAAATGTAAAACTTACGGAACAGCACTAATTGACCTGGAACGCAGACGACCAGTTGCTCTACTAAAAGATGCTAAGGCTGAA
This region includes:
- a CDS encoding IS5 family transposase, producing the protein MVRKSYPTDLTDMEWEILSPLIPPAKEGGHPRTTDMREICNAIYYHLKTGCQWNMLPGDFPPSSTVYSYYRKWQRKGVWEKLNHTLRGQVRAKLGKSTQPSAIAADSQSVKTAEKRGMCTALMELKR